From a region of the Enterobacter cancerogenus genome:
- the uhpT gene encoding hexose-6-phosphate:phosphate antiporter, whose product MLAFLNQVRKPTLDLPLDVRRKMWFKPFMQSYLVVFIGYLTMYLIRKNFNIAQNDMISTYGLSMTQLGMIGLGFSITYGVGKTLVSYYADGKNTKQFLPFMLILSAICMLGFSASMGSGSVSLFLMIAFYALSGFFQSTGGSCSYSTITKWTPRRKRGSYLGMWNISHNLGGAGAAGVALFGANYLFDGHVIGMFIFPSIIALIVGFIGLRFGSDSPESYGLGKAEELFGEEISEEDKETEENEMTKWQIFVEYVLKNKVIWLLCFSNIFLYVVRIGIDQWSTVYAFQELKLSKEVAIQGFTLFEVGALVGTLLWGWLSDLANGRRALVACVALALIIATLGVYQHASNQYVYLASLFALGFLVFGPQLLIGVAAVGFVPKKAIGAADGIKGTFAYLIGDSFAKLGLGMIADGTPVFGLTGWAGTFAALDAAAIGCIVLMAMVAVLEERKIRRENRAQKQKLKAA is encoded by the coding sequence ATGCTGGCCTTCCTCAACCAGGTGCGCAAGCCGACCCTGGATCTGCCGCTCGACGTGCGGCGCAAGATGTGGTTCAAACCGTTCATGCAGTCTTATCTGGTGGTCTTTATCGGCTACCTGACCATGTACCTGATCCGCAAAAACTTTAACATCGCGCAGAACGACATGATCTCAACCTACGGGCTGAGCATGACGCAGCTGGGGATGATTGGCCTGGGCTTCTCCATCACCTATGGCGTGGGGAAAACGCTGGTGTCGTACTACGCCGACGGCAAAAACACCAAGCAGTTCCTGCCGTTTATGCTGATCCTCTCCGCCATCTGTATGCTTGGCTTCAGCGCCAGCATGGGTTCAGGCTCCGTCAGCCTGTTCCTGATGATCGCTTTCTACGCCCTGAGCGGCTTCTTCCAGAGCACCGGCGGGTCGTGCAGCTACTCGACCATCACCAAATGGACCCCGCGCCGCAAGCGTGGCTCGTACCTCGGCATGTGGAACATCTCCCACAACCTCGGCGGAGCGGGCGCGGCAGGCGTGGCGCTGTTCGGTGCCAACTATCTGTTCGACGGCCACGTCATCGGCATGTTTATCTTCCCGTCGATTATCGCCCTGATCGTCGGCTTTATCGGCCTGCGCTTCGGCAGCGACTCCCCGGAATCCTACGGCCTCGGCAAAGCCGAAGAGCTGTTCGGTGAGGAGATCAGCGAGGAGGATAAAGAGACCGAAGAAAATGAGATGACCAAATGGCAGATCTTTGTTGAGTACGTGCTGAAAAACAAGGTGATCTGGCTGCTCTGCTTCTCGAACATCTTCCTGTACGTGGTGCGCATCGGTATCGACCAGTGGTCAACCGTGTACGCCTTCCAGGAGCTGAAACTCTCGAAAGAAGTGGCGATTCAGGGCTTTACCCTGTTTGAAGTGGGTGCGCTGGTCGGCACGCTGCTGTGGGGCTGGCTCTCTGACCTCGCCAATGGGCGTCGCGCGCTGGTGGCCTGCGTTGCGCTGGCGCTGATTATCGCCACGCTCGGCGTATACCAGCACGCCAGCAACCAGTACGTGTACCTCGCCTCCCTGTTCGCGCTCGGCTTCCTGGTGTTTGGTCCGCAGCTGCTGATTGGCGTGGCGGCGGTCGGTTTTGTGCCGAAAAAAGCGATCGGCGCAGCCGATGGGATTAAGGGCACTTTCGCCTACCTGATCGGCGATAGCTTCGCCAAGCTCGGTCTGGGGATGATCGCCGACGGCACGCCGGTCTTTGGCCTCACCGGCTGGGCAGGCACCTTCGCCGCGCTGGACGCCGCCGCCATCGGCTGTATCGTCCTGATGGCGATGGTCGCAGTGCTGGAAGAACGCAAGATCCGCCGTGAGAATCGTGCGCAGAAACAAAAATTGAAAGCAGCCTGA
- the uhpC gene encoding MFS transporter, which translates to MFKTPANAAPLGDKAEIDARYRYWRRHILMTIWLGYALFYFTRKSFNAAAPEILATGVMTRTDIGLLATLFYITYGLSKFFSGIVSDRSNARYFMGVGLMATGVVNILFGFSTSLWAFALLWALNAFFQGWGAPVCARLLTAWYSRNERGGWWAIWNTAHNVGGALIPIVVGAAALHYGWRAGMMIAGGLAILAGLFLCWRLRDKPQTVGLPSVGDWRHDEMEIAQQQEGAGLTRKEILTKYVLKNPYIWLLSLCYVLVYVVRAAINDWGNLYMSETLGVDLVTANSAVTMFELGGFIGALVAGWGSDKLFNGNRGPMNLIFAAGILLSVGSLWLMPFASYVMQAACFFTTGFFVFGPQMLIGMAAAECSHKEAAGAATGFVGLFAYLGASLSGWPLARVIDAWHWSGFFAVIAIAAGISALLLLPFLHAQAPREA; encoded by the coding sequence ATGTTTAAAACGCCTGCCAATGCCGCGCCGCTAGGCGACAAAGCGGAGATCGACGCCCGCTATCGCTACTGGCGTCGCCATATTCTGATGACCATCTGGCTCGGTTACGCCCTGTTCTACTTCACGCGCAAAAGTTTTAACGCCGCCGCGCCGGAAATCCTCGCCACCGGCGTGATGACGCGCACCGATATCGGCCTGCTGGCGACGCTGTTTTACATCACCTACGGCCTGTCGAAGTTCTTCTCCGGCATCGTCAGCGACCGCTCCAACGCCCGCTATTTTATGGGCGTTGGGCTGATGGCAACCGGTGTGGTGAACATTTTATTTGGCTTTTCCACCTCCCTGTGGGCGTTTGCGTTGCTGTGGGCGCTGAACGCCTTTTTCCAGGGCTGGGGTGCGCCGGTGTGCGCCCGCCTGCTCACCGCCTGGTATTCGCGCAACGAGCGCGGCGGCTGGTGGGCCATATGGAACACGGCGCATAACGTCGGCGGGGCGCTGATCCCCATCGTGGTGGGCGCGGCGGCGCTGCACTACGGCTGGCGCGCGGGGATGATGATTGCGGGCGGGCTTGCCATTCTCGCCGGATTGTTCCTCTGCTGGCGTTTGCGCGATAAGCCGCAGACCGTTGGGCTTCCCTCCGTTGGCGACTGGCGACACGACGAGATGGAGATCGCCCAGCAGCAGGAGGGCGCGGGGCTAACCCGCAAAGAGATCCTCACCAAATACGTGCTGAAAAACCCCTATATCTGGCTTTTGTCGCTGTGCTACGTGCTGGTCTACGTGGTGCGCGCGGCCATCAACGACTGGGGCAACCTGTACATGTCCGAGACGCTCGGCGTGGATCTGGTGACGGCCAACTCGGCGGTCACCATGTTTGAACTGGGCGGATTTATCGGCGCGCTGGTGGCGGGCTGGGGATCGGACAAACTGTTCAACGGCAACCGCGGGCCGATGAACCTGATTTTCGCTGCCGGCATTTTGCTCTCCGTCGGGTCGCTGTGGCTGATGCCTTTCGCCAGCTACGTGATGCAGGCGGCGTGCTTTTTCACCACCGGCTTCTTCGTGTTTGGCCCACAGATGCTGATCGGCATGGCGGCGGCGGAGTGCTCGCACAAAGAGGCGGCAGGCGCGGCGACGGGCTTCGTCGGGCTGTTTGCCTACCTCGGCGCGTCGCTCTCCGGCTGGCCGCTGGCACGGGTGATCGACGCCTGGCACTGGAGCGGATTCTTCGCGGTGATCGCCATCGCGGCGGGGATCTCTGCCCTGCTGCTGCTGCCGTTTTTGCACGCCCAGGCGCCGCGCGAAGCGTGA
- the uhpB gene encoding signal transduction histidine-protein kinase/phosphatase UhpB gives MNSVFSRLIAVVASFFIFSAAWFCLWSISLHLVERPELAVLLFPFGLRLGLMLQCPRGYWPVLLGAEWLMLVWLAQQVALAHLPLLMTGSVLTLIPVALISRYRHQRDWRTLLRQGAALIAAALLQSLPWIGEKEMLNALLLTLTGGLTLAPTCLVIWHYLTSTVWQPLGPALVSQPVNWRARHLIWYLLLFVVSLWLQLGLPAELSRFTPFCLALPIIALAWHYGWQGALIATLMNAIALIASQTWHDHPVDLLLSLLAQSLTGLLLGAGIQRLRELNQSLQTELARNRRLAERLLETEESVRQEVARELHDDIGQTITAIRTQAGIVQRLAAENSGVKQGGAHIEQLSLGVYDSVRRLLGRLRPRQLDDLSLEQAVRSLMREMELESRGIVSHLDWRIDEPTLSEGQRVTLFRVCQEGLNNIVKHANASAVTLQGWQQDDRLMLVIEDDGCGLPPGSGQQGFGLAGMRERVKALGGTLAISCTHGTRVSVSLPLRSHHV, from the coding sequence ATGAACTCTGTGTTTTCGCGGCTGATCGCCGTCGTTGCCAGCTTTTTTATCTTCTCTGCCGCATGGTTTTGCCTGTGGAGCATCAGCCTGCATCTGGTTGAACGCCCTGAACTGGCGGTGCTGCTGTTCCCGTTCGGCCTGCGTCTTGGGCTGATGCTGCAATGCCCGCGCGGCTACTGGCCTGTGCTGCTGGGCGCAGAGTGGCTGATGCTGGTCTGGCTGGCGCAGCAGGTGGCGCTGGCGCATCTGCCATTATTGATGACCGGAAGCGTGTTGACCCTGATCCCGGTGGCGCTGATCTCCCGCTACCGGCACCAGCGGGACTGGCGCACGCTGTTGCGTCAGGGAGCGGCGCTGATTGCCGCCGCGCTGCTGCAATCCCTGCCGTGGATTGGCGAAAAGGAGATGCTGAACGCGCTGCTCCTCACCCTCACCGGCGGGCTGACGCTCGCGCCGACCTGCCTCGTCATCTGGCATTATCTCACCAGCACCGTCTGGCAGCCGCTCGGCCCGGCGCTGGTCTCCCAGCCGGTAAACTGGCGCGCCCGGCATCTCATCTGGTATCTGCTGCTGTTTGTGGTGAGCCTGTGGCTGCAGCTGGGTTTACCGGCCGAGCTTTCACGCTTTACGCCGTTTTGCCTGGCGCTGCCGATTATCGCCCTGGCCTGGCACTACGGCTGGCAGGGGGCGCTGATCGCCACGTTGATGAATGCCATCGCGCTGATCGCCAGCCAGACCTGGCACGATCACCCTGTTGATTTGCTCCTCTCACTGCTGGCCCAGAGCCTGACCGGACTGTTGCTTGGGGCGGGCATTCAGCGCCTGCGCGAACTGAACCAGTCCCTGCAAACCGAGCTGGCGCGCAACCGCCGCCTGGCCGAACGCCTGCTGGAGACCGAAGAGAGCGTGCGCCAGGAAGTGGCGCGGGAGCTGCACGACGACATCGGCCAGACCATCACCGCCATCCGCACCCAGGCGGGCATCGTTCAGCGTCTGGCGGCGGAAAATAGCGGCGTGAAGCAGGGCGGGGCACACATCGAACAGCTGTCGCTGGGGGTGTACGATTCGGTGCGCCGCCTGCTCGGCAGGCTGCGCCCGCGCCAGCTGGATGATCTCTCGCTTGAGCAGGCGGTGCGTTCCCTGATGCGCGAGATGGAGCTGGAAAGCCGCGGTATTGTCAGCCATCTCGACTGGCGCATTGATGAGCCAACGCTGAGCGAAGGCCAGCGGGTCACGCTGTTCCGCGTCTGCCAGGAGGGGCTGAACAATATTGTCAAACACGCCAACGCCAGCGCGGTGACGCTGCAGGGCTGGCAGCAGGACGATCGCCTGATGCTGGTGATTGAGGACGACGGCTGCGGCCTGCCGCCAGGCTCCGGCCAGCAGGGCTTTGGCCTGGCGGGGATGCGCGAGCGCGTCAAGGCGCTGGGCGGCACGCTGGCTATCTCCTGCACCCACGGAACGCGCGTCAGCGTCAGTTTACCGCTACGGAGCCACCATGTTTAA
- the uhpA gene encoding transcriptional regulator UhpA produces MITIALIDDHLIVRSGFAQLLSLEPDFQVVAEFGSGREALAGLPGRGVQVCICDISMPDLSGLELLSQLPKGMATIMLSVHDSPALVEQALNAGARGFLSKRCSPDELIAAVRTVATGGCYLTPDIAIKLAAGRQDPLTRRERQVAEKLAQGMAVKEIAAELGLSPKTVHVHRANLMEKLGVSNDVELARRMFDSWQ; encoded by the coding sequence ATGATTACCATCGCCCTTATCGACGACCACCTTATCGTCCGCTCCGGATTTGCCCAGCTTTTGAGCCTCGAACCTGATTTTCAGGTGGTGGCCGAGTTCGGTTCCGGCCGCGAGGCGCTGGCGGGTCTGCCGGGGCGCGGCGTGCAGGTCTGTATCTGCGATATCTCCATGCCGGACCTTTCCGGGCTGGAGCTGTTGAGCCAGCTGCCGAAAGGCATGGCGACGATCATGCTGTCGGTTCACGACAGCCCGGCGCTGGTGGAACAGGCGTTAAACGCCGGCGCGCGCGGGTTTCTCTCCAAGCGCTGCAGCCCGGACGAGCTGATCGCCGCCGTGCGCACCGTCGCAACAGGCGGCTGCTATCTGACGCCGGATATCGCCATCAAGCTGGCGGCAGGCCGCCAGGATCCGCTGACCCGACGCGAACGACAGGTGGCGGAAAAGCTCGCGCAGGGAATGGCGGTGAAAGAGATTGCCGCCGAACTGGGGCTGTCGCCCAAAACCGTTCACGTTCATCGCGCTAACCTGATGGAAAAACTCGGCGTCAGTAACGACGTCGAGCTGGCGCGCCGTATGTTCGACAGCTGGCAATGA
- the ilvN gene encoding acetolactate synthase small subunit, whose protein sequence is MQKQHDNVILELTVRNHPGVMTHVCGLFARRAFNVEGILCLPIQGSEHSRIWLLVNDDQRLEQMMAQIDKLEDVAKVVRNQSDPTMFNKIAVFFE, encoded by the coding sequence ATGCAGAAACAACACGATAACGTCATCCTGGAACTCACCGTCCGCAACCATCCCGGCGTCATGACCCACGTCTGCGGGCTGTTCGCCCGCCGCGCGTTTAACGTCGAAGGCATTCTCTGCCTGCCGATTCAGGGTAGCGAGCACAGCCGCATCTGGCTGCTGGTCAATGACGATCAGCGTCTGGAGCAGATGATGGCCCAGATCGACAAGCTGGAAGACGTCGCCAAAGTGGTGCGCAACCAGTCCGATCCCACCATGTTTAACAAAATTGCGGTGTTTTTCGAGTAA
- the ilvB gene encoding acetolactate synthase large subunit gives MASSGTTSSTTRFTGAQLIVHLLERQGITIVAGIPGGTVLPLYDALSQSTKIRHVLARHEQGAGFIAQGMARTQGKPAVCMACSGPGATNLVTAIADARLDSIPLICITGQVPSSMIGTDAFQEVDTYGISIPITKHNYLVRDISELPQVISDAFRIAQSGRPGPVWIDIPKDVQTAEIDIDVLPEPGDRAPAPEFSAESVRDAAAMINAAKRPVLYLGGGAINASEEVRQFAEKASLPTTMTLMALGMLPKAHPLSLGMLGMHGARSTNFILQEADLLIVMGARFDDRAIGKTEQFCPNAKIIHVDIDRAELGKIKQPHVAIQGDVAEVLAQLIPQTEATGRDDWRQLVADLQKEFPGAIPVEGDPLSHYGLINAVAACVDDSAIITTDVGQHQMWTAQAYPLNRPRQWLTSGGLGTMGFGLPAAVGAALANPDRKVICFSGDGSLMMNIQEMATAAENQLDVKIILMNNEALGLVHQQQSLFYKQGVFAATYPGMINFMQIAAGFGLHTCDLNAEEDAHAALQAAISRPGPALIHVRIDAQQKVYPMVPPGAANTEMVGE, from the coding sequence ATGGCAAGTTCGGGCACAACATCATCCACAACGCGTTTTACCGGTGCGCAGTTAATCGTGCATTTACTGGAACGACAGGGCATCACCATCGTAGCGGGCATCCCGGGCGGCACGGTGCTGCCGCTGTACGACGCGTTAAGCCAAAGCACAAAAATCCGTCACGTTCTGGCTCGCCACGAGCAGGGCGCGGGCTTTATCGCGCAGGGCATGGCGCGTACCCAGGGCAAACCGGCGGTCTGTATGGCCTGTAGCGGCCCAGGCGCAACTAACCTGGTGACCGCCATCGCCGACGCGCGTCTCGATTCCATTCCGCTGATTTGCATCACCGGACAGGTACCGTCCTCGATGATCGGCACCGATGCGTTCCAGGAAGTGGACACCTACGGCATATCTATCCCCATCACCAAGCATAACTATCTGGTGCGCGATATCAGCGAGCTGCCACAGGTTATTAGCGATGCGTTCCGTATTGCGCAGTCTGGCCGTCCCGGCCCGGTGTGGATAGACATTCCTAAGGATGTCCAGACCGCAGAGATCGACATCGACGTGCTGCCGGAGCCGGGCGACCGTGCCCCTGCGCCAGAATTCAGCGCAGAGAGCGTGCGCGATGCGGCGGCGATGATTAACGCCGCGAAACGTCCGGTGCTCTATCTGGGCGGCGGGGCGATCAACGCCTCTGAAGAGGTGCGCCAGTTCGCCGAGAAAGCCAGCCTGCCCACCACCATGACGCTGATGGCGCTGGGCATGCTGCCAAAAGCACACCCGCTCTCTCTGGGCATGCTGGGGATGCACGGCGCGCGCAGCACCAATTTCATCCTGCAAGAGGCGGATCTGCTGATCGTCATGGGCGCGCGTTTTGATGACCGGGCGATTGGCAAAACCGAACAGTTCTGCCCGAACGCCAAAATCATTCACGTGGATATCGACCGCGCCGAGCTGGGTAAAATCAAGCAGCCGCACGTCGCGATCCAGGGCGATGTCGCCGAGGTACTGGCGCAGCTGATCCCACAAACCGAGGCAACCGGCCGTGACGACTGGCGTCAGCTGGTGGCTGATCTGCAAAAAGAGTTTCCGGGGGCGATCCCCGTTGAAGGCGACCCACTGAGCCACTACGGCCTGATCAACGCCGTGGCCGCCTGCGTGGACGACAGCGCAATTATCACCACCGACGTGGGCCAGCACCAGATGTGGACCGCGCAGGCTTACCCGCTGAACCGTCCGCGTCAGTGGCTGACCTCCGGCGGGCTGGGCACCATGGGCTTTGGCCTGCCCGCCGCCGTGGGCGCGGCGCTGGCTAACCCGGATCGTAAAGTCATCTGCTTCTCCGGCGACGGCAGCCTGATGATGAACATTCAGGAAATGGCGACCGCAGCCGAAAATCAGTTAGACGTAAAAATCATTCTGATGAACAACGAGGCGCTGGGGCTGGTGCACCAGCAGCAGAGCCTGTTCTACAAGCAGGGGGTATTTGCCGCGACCTATCCGGGAATGATTAACTTTATGCAGATTGCCGCCGGGTTTGGCCTGCACACCTGCGATCTGAACGCGGAGGAGGATGCCCACGCGGCGCTGCAGGCGGCGATCTCTCGTCCCGGCCCGGCGCTGATCCACGTGCGCATCGACGCGCAACAAAAAGTCTATCCGATGGTGCCGCCGGGTGCGGCAAATACTGAGATGGTGGGGGAATAA
- the ivbL gene encoding ilvB operon leader peptide IvbL, producing MTPSLFTATLLKTAQPAAVVVVRVVVVVGNAP from the coding sequence ATGACTCCATCCCTGTTCACCGCGACCCTACTAAAAACTGCGCAACCCGCCGCAGTGGTCGTCGTGCGTGTGGTGGTCGTCGTCGGCAATGCGCCGTAG
- a CDS encoding helix-turn-helix domain-containing protein, with product MMIVADAMKATHALVAAVPLLGEHPNEQDYNDALELVEYLLMNEPGSPLLDIVCARIRHYEANQPEIVALRQEMESVPVGIAVLRTLMDQYKLTLSDFQDEIGSKSMVSRVLNGQRQLTLTHIKKLAARFGVSPALFIE from the coding sequence ATGATGATCGTCGCTGATGCAATGAAAGCCACGCACGCCCTTGTTGCGGCTGTTCCTCTACTGGGTGAACATCCGAATGAGCAGGATTACAACGATGCGCTTGAGCTGGTTGAGTATCTGCTTATGAATGAGCCTGGCAGCCCGTTGCTCGATATCGTATGCGCAAGAATTCGCCATTATGAAGCCAATCAGCCTGAAATCGTCGCATTACGTCAGGAGATGGAATCTGTTCCCGTGGGTATCGCCGTCCTAAGAACCCTGATGGATCAGTACAAGCTTACCTTGTCTGATTTTCAGGATGAAATTGGCAGTAAATCAATGGTTTCACGGGTGCTTAACGGCCAACGTCAGCTGACGCTGACCCACATTAAAAAGCTGGCAGCCCGATTTGGCGTGTCACCTGCGCTGTTTATTGAGTAA
- a CDS encoding type II toxin-antitoxin system HigB family toxin, whose protein sequence is MHLISMKAIFDAVTLFPQHKQELLFLGRIIEKSNCPTPDALKKLFPTLDNFKYLDKHYVLDIANNNLRVVALIFFESQKFYVRHVFTHKEYDRFTEKHRTKGKK, encoded by the coding sequence ATGCATTTAATCTCAATGAAGGCTATTTTTGATGCGGTAACTCTCTTTCCGCAGCATAAGCAAGAACTCCTTTTTCTGGGGAGAATCATTGAAAAGAGCAATTGTCCCACGCCTGATGCACTTAAAAAGCTGTTTCCGACGCTCGACAACTTTAAGTATCTGGATAAACATTATGTCCTTGATATCGCTAACAACAATCTCAGAGTAGTGGCTCTCATTTTCTTTGAAAGCCAAAAGTTTTATGTGCGCCATGTTTTTACTCATAAGGAATATGACCGTTTTACGGAGAAACATCGCACTAAGGGGAAGAAATGA
- the tisB gene encoding type I toxin-antitoxin system toxin TisB: MSVVDMVVLILKLIVAVLQLLDAVLKYLR, from the coding sequence ATGAGCGTCGTGGATATGGTTGTACTCATCCTCAAACTCATTGTTGCTGTTCTGCAACTGCTTGATGCTGTCCTGAAATACCTTCGGTGA
- a CDS encoding GNAT family N-acetyltransferase → MSRLLIEPVTPEEPGYIALKAESIALHFNMLRRLEENWQRGENRFNAPGEKLLGAFLNGRLVGVCGLNRDPFSQQPRAGRIRHLYVSEKCRGLGIGKQLLTVVMADASIWFDFLNTHAPEAAYGFYHRVGFTLVADEPRVTHRLFCAV, encoded by the coding sequence ATGTCGCGTCTGTTAATTGAGCCTGTTACGCCAGAAGAGCCGGGATACATCGCGCTCAAGGCTGAGAGCATCGCCTTACACTTCAACATGCTGCGCAGGCTGGAAGAGAACTGGCAGCGCGGTGAGAATCGTTTTAATGCGCCGGGCGAAAAACTGCTGGGAGCCTTCCTCAACGGCAGGCTGGTGGGCGTGTGCGGGTTAAACCGCGATCCTTTTAGCCAGCAGCCGCGTGCCGGGCGTATTCGTCATCTTTACGTCAGCGAGAAGTGCCGCGGGCTGGGCATCGGCAAACAACTGTTAACCGTGGTGATGGCCGATGCCAGCATCTGGTTTGATTTTCTCAATACCCATGCGCCGGAAGCGGCTTACGGGTTCTATCATCGGGTTGGGTTCACGCTGGTGGCGGACGAACCGCGGGTCACGCATCGGCTTTTTTGCGCCGTGTAG
- a CDS encoding EamA family transporter, which translates to MTITVFCILLFAALLHASWNAIVKAGADKLYSAISVSGSATLIALVLLPFSPQPSAASWPFLVVSCALQVVYTVLVAKTYQVSDMSQTYPLMRGTAPLLVALVSVLVLGDSLSWLAWSGIGVICLSILAMAMNGRMQSRKGVWLALFNACFIAGYTLVDGTGVRLSDTALGYTLWTFFMNGFCLLGWAMVARRREATRYLSLHWKKGLLGGVGTMGSYGLALWAMTQAPLAVVAALRETSILFGALLAFLLLKEKVAGVRIAAAVGIAGGAILLRLA; encoded by the coding sequence ATGACCATCACCGTATTCTGCATTCTGTTGTTCGCCGCGCTGCTGCATGCCAGCTGGAACGCCATCGTTAAAGCCGGAGCGGACAAGCTCTACTCCGCGATCAGCGTGAGCGGCTCAGCAACGCTTATCGCGCTGGTCCTGCTGCCGTTCTCTCCTCAGCCGTCCGCCGCAAGCTGGCCGTTTTTGGTTGTCTCCTGCGCGCTGCAGGTGGTGTACACCGTGCTGGTGGCAAAAACCTATCAGGTGTCTGATATGAGCCAGACCTACCCGCTGATGCGCGGCACCGCGCCGCTGCTGGTGGCGCTGGTCAGCGTGCTGGTGCTCGGCGATAGCCTTTCGTGGCTGGCGTGGAGCGGGATCGGCGTTATATGCCTGTCAATCCTGGCAATGGCGATGAACGGCAGGATGCAGTCGCGTAAAGGCGTCTGGCTGGCATTGTTCAACGCCTGCTTTATCGCCGGGTATACGCTGGTTGACGGCACCGGGGTGCGGCTGTCAGACACCGCGCTCGGCTATACCCTCTGGACGTTCTTCATGAACGGCTTCTGCCTGCTTGGCTGGGCGATGGTGGCGCGCCGTCGGGAGGCGACCCGCTACCTGAGTCTGCACTGGAAAAAAGGCCTGCTCGGCGGTGTCGGCACGATGGGCTCTTACGGTCTGGCACTGTGGGCGATGACGCAGGCTCCGCTGGCGGTGGTGGCCGCGCTGCGTGAAACCTCGATTCTCTTTGGCGCGCTGCTGGCGTTTCTGCTTTTAAAAGAGAAGGTTGCCGGTGTGCGTATTGCCGCAGCGGTGGGGATCGCAGGCGGCGCCATTCTGCTGCGTCTGGCGTAA
- the emrD gene encoding multidrug efflux MFS transporter EmrD, whose translation MKKQRNVNLLLMLVLLVAVGQMAQTIYIPAIADMAKELSVREGAVQSVMAAYLLTYGVSQLFYGPLSDRVGRRPVILVGMSIFMVATVIAISTSSLTVLIAASALQGVGTGVGGVMARTLPRDMYQGTQLRHANSLLNMGILVSPLMAPLIGGLLDTLWSWRACYAFLLVLCVIVTFSMARWMPETRPVDAPRTKLLTSYKTLFGNGAFTCYLLMLIGGLAGIAVFEACSGVLLGAGLGLSSMVVSILFILPIPAAFFGAWFAGRPNKRFSTLMWQSVISCLLAGLMMWIPGLFGVMTVWTLLIPAALFFFGAGMLFPLATSGAMEPFPFLAGTAGALVGGLQNIGSGALAWLSAMMPQTGQSSLGLLMTLMGLLILLCWLPLASRVPHHEQPV comes from the coding sequence ATGAAAAAACAAAGGAACGTTAACTTATTGTTGATGCTGGTGTTACTGGTGGCCGTCGGTCAGATGGCGCAAACCATCTACATTCCGGCGATTGCCGACATGGCGAAGGAACTCAGTGTCCGCGAGGGCGCGGTGCAGAGCGTGATGGCGGCGTACCTGCTGACCTACGGCGTCTCTCAGCTCTTCTACGGACCGCTGTCAGACCGCGTCGGGCGTCGCCCGGTGATTCTGGTGGGCATGAGCATTTTCATGGTGGCGACGGTGATTGCCATTAGCACTTCCAGCCTGACGGTACTGATAGCCGCCAGCGCCCTGCAGGGCGTGGGGACCGGCGTCGGGGGCGTGATGGCGCGAACCCTGCCGCGTGACATGTACCAGGGCACCCAGCTGCGCCACGCCAATAGCCTGTTAAATATGGGCATTCTGGTCAGCCCGCTGATGGCACCGCTGATTGGCGGCCTGCTGGACACCCTGTGGTCCTGGCGCGCCTGCTACGCCTTCCTGCTGGTGCTGTGCGTGATTGTCACCTTCAGCATGGCGCGCTGGATGCCGGAAACGCGCCCGGTGGATGCGCCGCGCACGAAGCTTCTCACCAGCTATAAGACGCTATTCGGCAACGGGGCGTTTACCTGTTATCTGCTGATGCTGATCGGCGGCCTGGCGGGAATTGCGGTGTTCGAAGCCTGTTCCGGCGTGCTGCTGGGCGCAGGGCTTGGCCTCAGCAGTATGGTGGTGAGTATTCTGTTTATTCTGCCAATCCCGGCGGCGTTTTTCGGTGCGTGGTTTGCAGGTCGTCCCAACAAGCGTTTCTCCACGCTGATGTGGCAATCGGTGATCAGCTGCCTGCTGGCGGGCCTGATGATGTGGATCCCGGGGCTGTTTGGCGTAATGACGGTCTGGACGCTGCTGATCCCGGCGGCGCTGTTCTTCTTCGGTGCGGGAATGCTGTTCCCGCTCGCCACCAGCGGCGCGATGGAGCCGTTTCCGTTCCTTGCCGGGACGGCAGGCGCACTGGTAGGCGGTTTGCAGAACATCGGTTCCGGCGCGCTGGCCTGGCTTTCAGCCATGATGCCGCAAACCGGCCAGTCTAGTCTGGGCTTGCTGATGACCCTGATGGGGCTACTGATTTTGCTGTGCTGGCTGCCGCTGGCGTCGCGCGTCCCGCATCACGAGCAGCCGGTTTAA